One segment of Hemicordylus capensis ecotype Gifberg chromosome 8, rHemCap1.1.pri, whole genome shotgun sequence DNA contains the following:
- the TGOLN2 gene encoding trans-Golgi network integral membrane protein 2 — MAVRWLRVLFLELGVLVALVPVTMEGSGKAVNINSVVTEKQAKVSISTPSKPSGESPAEVSSSSPARNTLNPSVPKMVENKSPFDVSSSHIAPKDSDTSTSHSGDPSGVKEQKETRPDVPSSETTPKDSETSTSHSGDPSGVKEQKEPRPGVSSSETTPKDSETSTSHSGDPSGVKEQKPRPGVSSSETTPKDSETSTSHSGDPSGVKEQKPQPDASSSDVNLKEEAGSNPGDIVDGHESVVSQSGDSKTEETEVKQSDLDEDVEDQGKAGEPIDQAPKNESENSHFFAYLVTTAIVVAALYIAYHNKRKIIAFALEGKKSKLTRRPKSSDYQRLDQKI, encoded by the exons ATGGCGGTGAGGTGGCTGAGAGTCCTTTTCCTTGAGCTGGGAGTGCTTGTTGCTTTGGTGCCGGTTACAATGGAAGGTTCGGGGAAGGCTGTGAATATCAACTCCG TGGTAACTGAAAAGCAAGCCAAGGTGTCAATCTCAACTCCTTCAAAGCCTTCTGGCGAGTCTCCAGCTGAAGTCTCCAGTTCAAGTCCTGCTCGGAATACCTTGAATCCTAGTGTACCCAAGATGGTGGAGAACAAGTCTCCATTTGATGTCTCCAGTTCACATATCGCTCCAAAGGATTCAGACACTAGTACGTCCCATTCAGGTGACCCGTCGGGGGTTAAGGAGCAAAAGGAGACTCGGCCTGATGTCCCcagttcagaaacaactccaaagGATTCAGAAACTAGTACGTCCCATTCAGGTGACCCGTCGGGGGTTAAGGAGCAAAAGGAGCCTCGGCCTGGTGTCTCcagttcagaaacaactccaaagGATTCAGAAACTAGTACGTCCCATTCAGGTGACCCGTCGGGGGTTAAGGAGCAAAAGCCTCGGCCTGGTGTCTCcagttcagaaacaactccaaagGATTCAGAAACTAGTACGTCCCATTCAGGTGACCCGTCAGGGGTTAAGGAGCAAAAGCCTCAGCCTGATGCCTCCAGTTCAGATGTGAATCTAAAGGAAGAAGCTGGATCCAATCCAGGAGACATTGTGGATGGACATGAAAGTGTTGTTTCTCAGTCTGGTGACAGTAAAACAGAAGAAACAGAAGTAAAACAGAGTGACCTGGACGAAGATGTAGAGGACCAGGGAAAGGCTGGCGAGCCAATCGATCAAGCCCCCAAGAATGAATCTGAGAATAGCCATTTCTTTGCCTACTTGGTGACCACTGCCATTGTTGTTGCAGCCTTGTACATTGCCTACCACAACAAGCGGAAG ATTATTGCCTTTGCTCTGGAAGGGAAAAAATCAAAGCTCACCCGAAGGCCCAAATCTAGTGACTATCAGCGACTCGACCAAAAG